The following proteins come from a genomic window of Nicotiana tomentosiformis chromosome 12, ASM39032v3, whole genome shotgun sequence:
- the LOC104089953 gene encoding uncharacterized protein isoform X1 gives MPRKVNYGVNYEEDFYDYEDYNYDYDDGYDSAEKNGRVPGTNTKQEFVKAGIWCCSICTFDNKDTMNVCDVCGNTKQERVKAGVWRCPICTFDNEDTMNVCDICGVLRNPLIKSCGGSKASAATLDKVLQSNVPSSKKELATEVKQELVTEGPASSSASTAKVRRDNMKDRGSSKETRANHGVTSNMSNMPMSSNPCNAETRSATSRSQSKSQKIVCPDQLEDRLDQLNLAIVGHVDSGKSTLSGRLLHLLGQISQKEMHKYEKEAKQQGKGSFAYAWALDESAEERERGITMTVAVAYFNTKSYRVVLLDSPGHRDFVPNMISGATQADAAVLVIDASIGAFEAGIDVTGGQTREHALLIKSFGVDQIIIAINKMDAVGYSKERFDTIKNQLGSFLRSCKFKDSSVLWIPLSAMENQNLVTSPSDARLLSWFQGPCLLDAIDSLQPPQRDYSKPLLMPICDLVKSPSQGQVSVCGKLETGALQVGEKVLVMPSREMATVRSLEHDSQVCNSTKAGDNVTVNLQGIDANRVMAGDVLCHPEYPIAVTNCLELKILILDIAVPILIGSQLEFHVHHAKEAARVVRILSLLDPKTGKETKKSPRCLLAKQNAIVEVVLQGMICVEEHSKCKSLGRVSLRASGRTVALGLVTRVLEKYE, from the exons ATGCCTCGTAAGGTAAATTATGGTGTTAATTATGAGGAAGACTTTTATGACTATGAAGATTACAATTATGACTATGACGATGGATATGATTCTGCAGAGAAAAATG GCAGGGTACCAGGAACGAATACAAAACAGGAATTCGTTAAGGCTGGCATCTGGTGTTGTTCCATTTGCACATTTGATAACAAAGATACTATGAATGTGTGTGATGTTTGTGGAAATACAAAGCAAGAACGGGTTAAGGCTGGGGTGTGGCGTTGTCCCATTTGCACATTTGATAATGAAGATACCATGAATGTATGTGATATTTGTGGGGTCCTTCGTAACCCATTGATCAAAAGTTGTGGCGGCAGCAAAGCTAGTGCAG CTACTCTTGACAAAGTCTTACAGTCAAATGTCCCATCAAGTAAAAAAGAATTAGCTACTGAAGTTAAACAAGAACTGGTTACCGAAGGGCCTGCTAGCTCTTCTGCATCAACAGCAAAAGTTAGACGTGATAATATGAAGGATAGAGGTTCTTCTAAAGAAACTAGGGCAAATCATGGTGTCACGAGCAACATGAGCAATATGCCTATGTCATCAAATCCTTGCAATGCGGAGACCAGAAGTGCAACTTCACGATCACAGAGTAAATCTCAGAAAATTGTATGCCCTGACCAATTAGAAGACAGATTGGACCAGTTAAATCTCGCGATT GTTGGCCATGTTGATTCTGGGAAGTCAACATTATCAGGAAGATTATTACACCTTTTGGGGCAGATATCTCAGAAGGAAATGCACAAATATGAGAAAGAGGCCAAGCAGCAA GGAAAGGGGTCCTTTGCTTATGCCTGGGCATTGGATGAGAGTGCTGAGGAAAGAGAGAGGGGAATAACTATGACAGTGGCTGTTGCCTACTTTAACACGAAAAGTTACCGTGTTGTACTACTTGATTCCCCAGGCCATAGAGACTTTGTCCCAAATATGATATCAGGTGCAACACAAGCAGATGCTGCAGTTCTCGTAATTGATGCTTCAATAGGTGCATTTGAAGCAGGGATTGATGTTACTGGAGGTCAGACAAGGGAGCATGCACTACTTATCAAAAGCTTTGGGGTGGATCAAATAATAATTGCTATTAATAAAATGGATGCAGTGGGATACTCCAAAGAACGTTTTGATACAATTAAGAATCAACTAGGATCTTTTCTTCGTTCTTGCAAGTTTAAAGATTCGTCAGTATTGTGGATTCCCCTGAGTGCCATGGAAAACCAAAATTTGGTGACAAGTCCGTCTGACGCAAGATTGTTGTCCTG GTTTCAAGGTCCTTGCCTTTTGGATGCAATAGACTCTCTCCAACCTCCCCAAAGAGATTACTCAAAGCCTCTATTAATGCCGATATGTGATCTTGTTAAATCACCGTCACAAGGACAGGTGTCAGTATGCGGGAAGTTGGAGACAGGAGCTCTTCAAGTTGGAGAAAAG GTTCTAGTTATGCCATCAAGAGAAATGGCAACAGTGCGTTCTTTGGAACATGATTCTCAGGTTTGTAACAGTACAAAAGCTGGAGACAATGTCACTGTTAATCTACAAGGTATAGACGCGAATCGTGTAATGGCAGGGGATGTGCTGTGTCACCCTGAATATCCTATTGCTGTTACAAATTGTTTGGAACTGAAGATTCTCATCCTGGATATTGCCGTTCCAATTTTGATTGGCTCTCAG TTGGAGTTTCATGTACACCATGCTAAGGAGGCTGCAAGAGTTGTGAGGATTTTGTCATTGCTTGATCCAAAGACTGGAAAGGAGACCAAGAAATCACCTCGATGTCTTCTAGCAAAGCAGAATGCTATAGTCGAG GTGGTCTTGCAAGGAATGATTTGTGTTGAAGAGCATTCTAAATGTAAGTCTCTTGGAAGGGTGTCCCTCAGGGCATCAGGAAGAACTGTTGCTCTTGGTCTTGTGACTCGAGTTCTAGAGAAGTACGAATAG
- the LOC104089953 gene encoding uncharacterized protein isoform X2, translating to MNVCDVCGNTKQERVKAGVWRCPICTFDNEDTMNVCDICGVLRNPLIKSCGGSKASAATLDKVLQSNVPSSKKELATEVKQELVTEGPASSSASTAKVRRDNMKDRGSSKETRANHGVTSNMSNMPMSSNPCNAETRSATSRSQSKSQKIVCPDQLEDRLDQLNLAIVGHVDSGKSTLSGRLLHLLGQISQKEMHKYEKEAKQQGKGSFAYAWALDESAEERERGITMTVAVAYFNTKSYRVVLLDSPGHRDFVPNMISGATQADAAVLVIDASIGAFEAGIDVTGGQTREHALLIKSFGVDQIIIAINKMDAVGYSKERFDTIKNQLGSFLRSCKFKDSSVLWIPLSAMENQNLVTSPSDARLLSWFQGPCLLDAIDSLQPPQRDYSKPLLMPICDLVKSPSQGQVSVCGKLETGALQVGEKVLVMPSREMATVRSLEHDSQVCNSTKAGDNVTVNLQGIDANRVMAGDVLCHPEYPIAVTNCLELKILILDIAVPILIGSQLEFHVHHAKEAARVVRILSLLDPKTGKETKKSPRCLLAKQNAIVEVVLQGMICVEEHSKCKSLGRVSLRASGRTVALGLVTRVLEKYE from the exons ATGAATGTGTGTGATGTTTGTGGAAATACAAAGCAAGAACGGGTTAAGGCTGGGGTGTGGCGTTGTCCCATTTGCACATTTGATAATGAAGATACCATGAATGTATGTGATATTTGTGGGGTCCTTCGTAACCCATTGATCAAAAGTTGTGGCGGCAGCAAAGCTAGTGCAG CTACTCTTGACAAAGTCTTACAGTCAAATGTCCCATCAAGTAAAAAAGAATTAGCTACTGAAGTTAAACAAGAACTGGTTACCGAAGGGCCTGCTAGCTCTTCTGCATCAACAGCAAAAGTTAGACGTGATAATATGAAGGATAGAGGTTCTTCTAAAGAAACTAGGGCAAATCATGGTGTCACGAGCAACATGAGCAATATGCCTATGTCATCAAATCCTTGCAATGCGGAGACCAGAAGTGCAACTTCACGATCACAGAGTAAATCTCAGAAAATTGTATGCCCTGACCAATTAGAAGACAGATTGGACCAGTTAAATCTCGCGATT GTTGGCCATGTTGATTCTGGGAAGTCAACATTATCAGGAAGATTATTACACCTTTTGGGGCAGATATCTCAGAAGGAAATGCACAAATATGAGAAAGAGGCCAAGCAGCAA GGAAAGGGGTCCTTTGCTTATGCCTGGGCATTGGATGAGAGTGCTGAGGAAAGAGAGAGGGGAATAACTATGACAGTGGCTGTTGCCTACTTTAACACGAAAAGTTACCGTGTTGTACTACTTGATTCCCCAGGCCATAGAGACTTTGTCCCAAATATGATATCAGGTGCAACACAAGCAGATGCTGCAGTTCTCGTAATTGATGCTTCAATAGGTGCATTTGAAGCAGGGATTGATGTTACTGGAGGTCAGACAAGGGAGCATGCACTACTTATCAAAAGCTTTGGGGTGGATCAAATAATAATTGCTATTAATAAAATGGATGCAGTGGGATACTCCAAAGAACGTTTTGATACAATTAAGAATCAACTAGGATCTTTTCTTCGTTCTTGCAAGTTTAAAGATTCGTCAGTATTGTGGATTCCCCTGAGTGCCATGGAAAACCAAAATTTGGTGACAAGTCCGTCTGACGCAAGATTGTTGTCCTG GTTTCAAGGTCCTTGCCTTTTGGATGCAATAGACTCTCTCCAACCTCCCCAAAGAGATTACTCAAAGCCTCTATTAATGCCGATATGTGATCTTGTTAAATCACCGTCACAAGGACAGGTGTCAGTATGCGGGAAGTTGGAGACAGGAGCTCTTCAAGTTGGAGAAAAG GTTCTAGTTATGCCATCAAGAGAAATGGCAACAGTGCGTTCTTTGGAACATGATTCTCAGGTTTGTAACAGTACAAAAGCTGGAGACAATGTCACTGTTAATCTACAAGGTATAGACGCGAATCGTGTAATGGCAGGGGATGTGCTGTGTCACCCTGAATATCCTATTGCTGTTACAAATTGTTTGGAACTGAAGATTCTCATCCTGGATATTGCCGTTCCAATTTTGATTGGCTCTCAG TTGGAGTTTCATGTACACCATGCTAAGGAGGCTGCAAGAGTTGTGAGGATTTTGTCATTGCTTGATCCAAAGACTGGAAAGGAGACCAAGAAATCACCTCGATGTCTTCTAGCAAAGCAGAATGCTATAGTCGAG GTGGTCTTGCAAGGAATGATTTGTGTTGAAGAGCATTCTAAATGTAAGTCTCTTGGAAGGGTGTCCCTCAGGGCATCAGGAAGAACTGTTGCTCTTGGTCTTGTGACTCGAGTTCTAGAGAAGTACGAATAG